A genome region from Blautia coccoides includes the following:
- a CDS encoding sugar transferase: protein MYQKNGSSWLKHLDFIVLDLICMEVSFLLSYVFRNGKMFRLSDDNYRDVEIILFFIFFVVVFFNESYSGILRRGYFKEFVAVFKHVTYIIATMLVYLFFIQQSSTYSRVIFISMWGIYVVLSYVTRLAWKENIKRRVDKQEGKRSLLLVTSADVASEVVKTILRNNFENLYLDGIAIIDVDMTGKKILGVPVVADKDNMVSYIQKNWVDEVFFNPSEKTVISNEMIKSCASMGVTIHMKLAKLEVLGNNQIVEKMAGYTVLSSSIKMASPRDMFLKRTMDIVGGFVGVLMTGILTLFIAPIIKIKSPGPVFFSQIRVGKNGKKFKIYKFRSMYMDAEARKKELMEKNKIQDGLMFKMDNDPRIIKGIGNFIRKTSLDEFPQFWNVLKGDMSLVGTRPPTVDEWEKYEAHHRKRLAIKPGITGMWQVSGRSEITDFERVVELDTEYITSWSLGLDLKLLWRTVVVVFRGEGSM, encoded by the coding sequence ATGTATCAGAAAAATGGAAGTAGTTGGTTAAAGCATTTGGATTTCATCGTACTGGATTTAATCTGTATGGAAGTTTCATTTCTGCTGAGCTATGTCTTTAGAAACGGGAAAATGTTCCGATTATCCGATGACAATTATCGTGATGTAGAGATCATCCTGTTCTTTATCTTTTTTGTCGTTGTGTTTTTTAATGAGAGCTATAGTGGCATTTTGAGGAGAGGTTATTTCAAAGAGTTCGTAGCTGTATTTAAACACGTGACTTATATTATTGCCACCATGCTGGTATATCTGTTTTTTATACAACAGTCTTCTACATATTCCCGTGTTATTTTTATCAGTATGTGGGGCATTTATGTTGTGTTGTCCTATGTAACAAGACTGGCATGGAAAGAAAATATTAAGAGAAGAGTAGATAAGCAGGAAGGTAAGCGTTCCCTGCTGCTAGTGACATCTGCGGATGTGGCATCTGAAGTTGTGAAGACAATTCTGAGAAATAATTTTGAGAACTTATATCTGGATGGGATTGCCATTATTGATGTGGATATGACAGGTAAGAAGATTCTGGGTGTACCTGTTGTAGCGGATAAGGACAACATGGTTTCTTATATCCAGAAGAACTGGGTGGATGAGGTGTTTTTTAATCCATCAGAAAAGACAGTTATTTCTAATGAAATGATCAAAAGCTGCGCAAGTATGGGCGTAACGATACATATGAAGCTGGCTAAGCTGGAAGTTCTGGGCAATAACCAGATTGTGGAGAAAATGGCTGGTTATACTGTGCTCTCAAGCAGTATTAAGATGGCTTCACCGAGAGATATGTTTTTGAAAAGAACAATGGATATTGTTGGAGGTTTTGTTGGTGTTTTGATGACCGGAATACTGACTTTATTTATTGCACCTATTATTAAGATAAAATCACCGGGGCCTGTATTCTTCTCACAGATTCGAGTTGGAAAGAATGGTAAGAAGTTCAAGATTTATAAATTCCGTTCCATGTATATGGATGCTGAGGCGCGGAAAAAAGAGCTGATGGAAAAGAATAAGATTCAGGATGGTCTGATGTTTAAGATGGATAATGATCCCAGGATCATTAAAGGGATTGGGAATTTTATTCGGAAGACTTCACTGGATGAGTTTCCTCAGTTCTGGAATGTGTTGAAAGGGGATATGAGTCTTGTTGGGACAAGACCGCCGACAGTGGATGAATGGGAGAAGTATGAGGCACATCATAGGAAGAGACTGGCCATTAAACCGGGTATTACCGGGATGTGGCAGGTTAGTGGGAGAAGTGAGATTACAGATTTTGAGAGGGTTGTGGAGTTGGATACGGAGTATATAACTAGTTGGAGTTTGGGGTTGGATTTGAAATTGTTGTGGAGGACTGTTGTGGTTGTTTTTAGAGGGGAGGGGTCGATGTAG
- a CDS encoding helix-turn-helix domain-containing protein, translated as MGTLDKLSIGKRIQQQRELMGYTREELAEMADITPRFCYDLELGQKGMSLDTLCKLKSALHINTDYLLFGEQKSFNDSDSVKTLIETCPSDKLTYLIDIITSYLKAVN; from the coding sequence ATGGGAACACTAGATAAACTTAGTATAGGAAAAAGGATTCAGCAGCAACGGGAACTGATGGGATATACCCGGGAAGAACTGGCTGAAATGGCGGATATCACGCCTCGGTTCTGTTATGATTTAGAATTAGGGCAAAAAGGCATGTCCCTGGACACCTTGTGCAAGCTTAAATCTGCTCTGCATATAAACACGGATTATCTGCTGTTCGGTGAACAGAAATCATTTAATGATTCCGATTCTGTCAAAACATTGATTGAAACCTGTCCATCGGATAAATTAACCTATTTGATCGACATTATCACTTCATATTTAAAAGCAGTAAACTAA
- a CDS encoding 4Fe-4S binding protein, translating to MEKNKTLTVAYFSPTEGTKRAAEILAGMLSQNPQYLDLTRRKLRKQKQSFTEKDLLLAAAPVYGGQLPRMREALFVNLHGENTPCILMSAYGNRHYDNTLAQMQKILEDRGFYCIGAIAPVIPHIYSEKLGNGRPDELDIQEIRKFAVTVKKRLEEKFHGPIELPGVAEPEPKQMKPVAKFWDSEKCNGCQACVQKCPAAAIDKETYTVDESLCINCMRCAKICPSKARSYDCGDVQKYLESNFTARREVEWF from the coding sequence ATGGAGAAAAACAAAACTTTGACAGTGGCTTATTTCAGTCCCACAGAAGGGACAAAACGTGCAGCAGAAATTCTGGCGGGCATGTTGTCACAGAATCCGCAGTATTTGGATCTGACCAGGAGAAAATTGAGAAAACAAAAACAGAGTTTTACAGAGAAGGATCTGCTGCTTGCCGCGGCCCCTGTTTACGGCGGACAACTGCCCAGAATGAGAGAAGCGTTATTTGTAAATCTGCATGGAGAGAATACGCCCTGTATTCTCATGTCAGCGTACGGAAACCGGCATTATGACAATACTCTGGCTCAGATGCAGAAGATCCTTGAGGACAGAGGGTTTTACTGTATCGGGGCAATTGCACCGGTTATTCCGCATATATATTCTGAAAAATTGGGAAATGGGCGCCCGGATGAATTGGACATACAGGAAATCCGTAAGTTTGCGGTGACAGTGAAGAAACGTCTGGAAGAGAAGTTTCATGGACCCATAGAGCTTCCGGGAGTAGCAGAGCCGGAACCAAAGCAAATGAAGCCTGTGGCAAAGTTCTGGGATTCCGAAAAGTGTAATGGATGTCAGGCCTGCGTTCAGAAATGTCCCGCTGCGGCTATTGACAAAGAAACGTACACAGTGGATGAGAGCTTGTGTATCAACTGTATGAGATGCGCAAAAATCTGCCCCTCAAAGGCCAGAAGTTATGACTGTGGGGATGTTCAGAAATATCTGGAGTCTAATTTTACGGCGAGACGGGAAGTTGAGTGGTTTTAA
- the rimM gene encoding ribosome maturation factor RimM (Essential for efficient processing of 16S rRNA), whose translation MEDLLQAGVITTTHGIRGEVKVFPTTDDVHRFEDLDSVLLDTGRDYMKLEIENVKYFKQYAILKFKGIDNINDIEKYKGRSLYVTRDQAIPLEEDEYYIADLIGLDVYLESGEKFGVLKDVMETGANDVYIVETEEGKEVLIPAIHECVLDIDVEENRMEIHLMDGLLD comes from the coding sequence ATGGAAGATTTGTTACAGGCAGGTGTGATCACCACCACCCACGGAATCCGCGGCGAGGTAAAGGTGTTTCCCACCACTGATGATGTGCATAGATTTGAAGACCTGGACAGTGTACTGCTGGATACAGGCAGGGATTATATGAAACTGGAGATTGAGAATGTCAAATATTTCAAACAGTATGCCATACTGAAATTCAAAGGAATTGACAACATCAACGATATAGAAAAATATAAGGGCAGAAGCCTCTATGTGACCAGAGACCAGGCCATTCCTTTGGAAGAGGATGAGTATTATATTGCGGACCTCATCGGACTTGACGTATATCTGGAAAGCGGAGAGAAGTTTGGTGTCCTGAAAGATGTGATGGAGACCGGAGCCAATGACGTTTACATTGTGGAGACAGAGGAAGGGAAAGAAGTGCTAATCCCTGCGATCCATGAATGTGTATTGGATATTGATGTTGAGGAGAACCGGATGGAAATACATCTGATGGACGGGCTTCTGGATTAG
- a CDS encoding KH domain-containing protein: protein MKELVEVIAKSLVDYPDEVAVTETEEDNAVLVELKVAPADMGKVIGRQGRIAKAIRTVVKAASSKSDKKVVVDILQ, encoded by the coding sequence ATGAAAGAATTAGTAGAAGTAATTGCAAAGTCTCTTGTAGATTATCCGGATGAAGTTGCGGTAACGGAAACAGAAGAGGACAATGCCGTTCTGGTAGAGCTGAAAGTGGCTCCGGCAGACATGGGCAAAGTCATCGGACGTCAGGGAAGAATTGCCAAGGCAATCCGTACCGTAGTGAAAGCTGCATCTTCCAAAAGCGACAAAAAAGTAGTCGTAGATATTTTACAATAA
- the rpsP gene encoding 30S ribosomal protein S16 translates to MAVKIRLRRMGQKKAPFYRIIVADSRSPRDGKFIEEIGTYDPNQDPSVYKVDEEAAKKWLANGAQPTEVVSKIFKAAGIEK, encoded by the coding sequence ATGGCAGTAAAAATCAGATTAAGAAGAATGGGACAGAAAAAGGCTCCTTTCTATAGAATCATCGTTGCAGATTCCAGATCCCCGAGAGATGGTAAATTCATCGAAGAGATTGGAACATACGATCCGAACCAGGATCCCAGCGTTTACAAAGTAGACGAGGAGGCAGCAAAAAAATGGCTTGCTAATGGTGCACAGCCTACAGAAGTTGTTTCTAAAATCTTTAAAGCAGCTGGTATCGAAAAATAG
- the ffh gene encoding signal recognition particle protein, translating to MAFESLTDKLQNVFKNLRKKGRLTEADVKAALKEVKMALLEADVSFKVVKQFMKSVQERAVGADVMSGLNPGQMVIKIVNEELVNLMGSETAELALKPGSEITVIMMAGLQGAGKTTTTAKLAGKLKSKGRKPLLAACDIYRPAAITQLQVNGEKQGVEVFSMGDKQRPVDIAKAAYEHAKKEKFNVLILDTAGRLHIDEDMMKELADIKETIEVDQTVLVVDAMTGQDAVNVAETFGDKVGIDGVILTKLDGDARGGAALSIRAITGKPILFVGMGEKLSDLEQFYPDRMASRILGMGDVMSLIEKAQANLDEEKAKEMEQKFRKNSFGFDDYLESMNQMKNMGGLSSVLNMIPGMGSQIKDIDSMVDEKDMARKEAMILSMTPRERSHPEILNPSRKARIAKGAGVDMAEVNRLVKQFEQAKKMMKQMPGLMGGKGGKRGKFKLPF from the coding sequence ATGGCATTTGAGAGCTTAACAGATAAACTTCAGAATGTATTTAAAAACTTGAGAAAAAAAGGCCGTCTGACCGAAGCCGATGTAAAAGCAGCGCTGAAAGAAGTAAAAATGGCACTTCTTGAAGCTGATGTAAGCTTCAAGGTGGTAAAACAATTTATGAAATCCGTTCAGGAGCGGGCAGTAGGTGCTGATGTCATGTCAGGACTGAATCCGGGCCAGATGGTGATCAAGATTGTAAACGAAGAGCTGGTCAATCTGATGGGCAGCGAAACTGCAGAACTGGCGTTAAAGCCGGGAAGTGAGATAACGGTTATCATGATGGCCGGTCTCCAGGGTGCAGGTAAGACTACCACAACAGCAAAGCTGGCCGGCAAGCTGAAGTCAAAAGGACGCAAACCTCTCCTCGCAGCATGTGATATATACCGTCCGGCAGCTATCACCCAGTTACAGGTGAACGGGGAAAAACAGGGCGTGGAGGTTTTCTCCATGGGCGATAAGCAGAGACCTGTGGATATTGCGAAAGCGGCGTATGAGCATGCAAAAAAAGAAAAATTCAATGTTTTGATCCTGGATACCGCAGGCCGTCTTCATATAGATGAAGACATGATGAAGGAGCTTGCAGACATTAAGGAAACCATTGAAGTGGACCAGACCGTTTTGGTAGTAGATGCCATGACAGGTCAGGACGCGGTAAATGTGGCAGAGACCTTTGGAGATAAAGTAGGCATTGACGGTGTAATCCTCACCAAACTGGACGGCGACGCCAGAGGCGGTGCGGCATTATCCATCAGGGCGATCACAGGCAAACCTATTCTCTTTGTGGGTATGGGTGAAAAGCTTTCGGATCTGGAACAGTTCTATCCGGACCGTATGGCATCCCGTATTCTGGGAATGGGCGATGTTATGAGTCTGATCGAGAAAGCCCAGGCTAATCTGGATGAAGAGAAAGCCAAGGAGATGGAGCAGAAGTTCCGTAAGAATTCCTTCGGTTTTGACGACTATCTGGAGAGTATGAACCAGATGAAGAATATGGGCGGTTTATCCAGTGTCTTGAACATGATACCGGGTATGGGCAGTCAGATAAAAGATATAGACAGCATGGTGGATGAAAAAGATATGGCGAGAAAAGAAGCCATGATCCTGTCCATGACACCAAGAGAACGCTCTCATCCGGAAATCCTGAACCCATCCAGAAAAGCGAGAATCGCAAAAGGTGCAGGAGTGGATATGGCGGAAGTCAACCGTCTGGTCAAACAGTTTGAACAGGCCAAGAAAATGATGAAACAGATGCCGGGACTTATGGGCGGAAAAGGTGGTAAAAGAGGAAAATTCAAACTTCCCTTTTAA
- the ylxM gene encoding YlxM family DNA-binding protein: protein MEKIVEQTLLYDFYGELLTEHQRRIYEDVVLNDYSLSEVAEVLGISRQGVHDNVKRCSKILQDYEDKLHLVEKFVSIKEKIHRIRELTGHCEAMSKQELVTEVEHISQEILEEL from the coding sequence GTGGAAAAAATTGTAGAACAGACTTTATTATACGATTTCTACGGTGAGCTTTTAACAGAGCATCAGCGCAGAATATATGAGGATGTAGTGCTCAATGACTATTCTTTGAGTGAGGTGGCCGAAGTTTTGGGAATCAGCCGGCAGGGTGTTCACGACAATGTGAAACGCTGCAGCAAAATCCTGCAGGATTACGAGGACAAACTGCATCTGGTGGAGAAGTTTGTGAGCATTAAAGAAAAGATCCACCGCATCCGGGAATTGACCGGACACTGTGAAGCCATGAGTAAACAGGAACTGGTCACAGAAGTGGAACACATTTCCCAGGAAATATTAGAGGAGTTATAG
- a CDS encoding DNA-processing protein DprA: MYQNFSEKDRQKVEAAEILSSQSRKLGIEYCTTADDKYPVNLKKIKSPPPVLYYKGNIEVLNRRKSIAVIGTRDISAAGTELAREAGKIIGNRGFNLVNGLALGCDREAFVGCLDAGGCCVAVLPCGLDEVVPKTNKKLAERILQSGGCLVSEYPISSQPKKYTYVERDRIQSGISNAVIMVEADLKSGTMHTIDFARSQSKRLACYYHELLRHRTGNEFLLKNDLAEKISDREQLSSFLEEVNCEKEFTQLTLW; this comes from the coding sequence ATGTATCAGAACTTTTCTGAAAAAGATAGACAAAAGGTGGAAGCTGCTGAAATATTGTCATCCCAGAGCCGTAAATTAGGAATCGAATATTGTACAACTGCCGATGATAAATATCCCGTCAATCTGAAAAAAATAAAAAGCCCGCCGCCGGTCTTATATTATAAAGGAAATATAGAGGTTCTTAACAGAAGAAAAAGTATAGCTGTAATTGGGACAAGAGATATCTCGGCGGCTGGTACAGAATTGGCCAGGGAAGCAGGAAAGATAATCGGAAACCGGGGATTTAACCTTGTAAACGGTTTAGCTCTTGGATGTGACAGGGAAGCATTTGTGGGATGCCTGGACGCAGGAGGATGCTGTGTGGCTGTCCTTCCCTGTGGTCTTGATGAGGTGGTTCCAAAGACAAATAAAAAACTGGCAGAAAGAATCCTGCAGAGCGGAGGATGTCTGGTAAGTGAATATCCGATCAGCAGTCAGCCTAAAAAGTACACATATGTAGAGAGGGACCGCATACAGAGTGGAATCAGTAATGCAGTGATTATGGTGGAGGCAGATTTGAAAAGCGGCACCATGCATACCATTGACTTTGCCAGAAGCCAGTCGAAAAGACTTGCGTGTTATTACCATGAATTGTTAAGACATAGAACAGGGAATGAATTCCTTTTAAAAAATGATCTGGCGGAAAAAATTTCGGACCGTGAGCAGCTGTCTTCATTTTTAGAAGAGGTAAACTGCGAGAAGGAGTTTACACAGCTTACACTGTGGTAA
- a CDS encoding MFS transporter: protein MGERKEKLGGYLKVSYGLADLGFIFMVTMSNTYLLMFYTDVAGITAAAAGTLMMVGRIIDSCSPPVIGAVIEKSHMKWGKYRSWLMIGAPLIFITNALMFLNNSISMPAKAVLACIVYAVFCISTNIAYTGYTSMNSSLTNDQKERVQLSTFRGQGNALGKCLAGFLLIPMITILGGEKEMNARGFFLASLAAGLMCVLLYGNLAWASKGKDIQSIPGNTGAKDSLKVGEMLGLVFKNKNLMLLFLTDVARILSMLVMYAMFPYFFKYVVHDINGAAPFFGIVNILAFVGATSVPLVTRYLSKRNAYITGNLILAAGMILAVLFSSSVTAIIALISIGYIGYSWGNVVNTSMYADTVDYGEWKTGKNARGLYFSMFQLSIKIAAVFSTAIAGFGLSMVGYVANTEPTQQVVHGIRVISMGLPAGLLILGAVLLMFYDLSQKKMDKIREELEERKSGK from the coding sequence GTGGGAGAGCGAAAAGAAAAACTGGGAGGATACCTGAAAGTATCCTATGGTCTAGCGGATTTAGGATTTATCTTTATGGTTACCATGTCGAATACTTATCTGCTCATGTTTTATACAGATGTGGCAGGCATTACGGCAGCGGCGGCGGGTACTCTGATGATGGTGGGAAGGATCATTGACAGCTGCAGTCCGCCGGTCATCGGCGCAGTAATTGAAAAGAGTCATATGAAATGGGGGAAATACAGGTCCTGGCTGATGATCGGTGCACCTCTTATTTTTATTACCAATGCGCTTATGTTTTTGAATAACAGCATATCCATGCCGGCAAAGGCGGTTCTGGCCTGTATTGTCTATGCGGTATTCTGTATTTCCACTAATATAGCCTATACAGGATATACCTCCATGAATTCATCGCTTACCAATGACCAGAAGGAAAGGGTTCAGCTCTCTACCTTCCGGGGTCAGGGAAATGCCCTTGGAAAATGTCTGGCCGGTTTTCTGTTGATTCCGATGATCACCATATTGGGCGGTGAAAAAGAGATGAATGCCCGGGGATTTTTCCTGGCCTCGCTTGCGGCCGGACTCATGTGTGTGCTTTTGTACGGAAACTTAGCCTGGGCTTCCAAGGGAAAGGATATCCAGAGTATACCGGGGAATACAGGGGCAAAAGACAGCCTGAAAGTGGGAGAAATGCTGGGACTTGTTTTTAAGAACAAGAATCTGATGCTGCTGTTTTTGACAGATGTGGCCCGTATTCTCAGCATGTTGGTCATGTATGCTATGTTTCCCTATTTTTTCAAATATGTGGTGCATGATATCAACGGTGCGGCCCCGTTTTTCGGGATCGTCAATATTCTGGCTTTTGTGGGGGCCACCAGTGTACCCCTCGTGACCAGATATTTATCCAAACGGAACGCCTACATAACAGGTAATCTGATACTTGCGGCGGGGATGATCTTGGCTGTTTTATTCAGCAGCAGCGTCACGGCTATCATTGCCCTTATCTCTATCGGATATATCGGTTATTCCTGGGGAAATGTGGTGAACACATCTATGTATGCCGATACTGTGGATTACGGAGAGTGGAAGACCGGAAAAAATGCCAGAGGTTTGTACTTTTCCATGTTCCAGCTCTCCATCAAGATAGCAGCAGTGTTCAGCACCGCCATTGCCGGTTTTGGGTTGTCCATGGTTGGATATGTGGCGAACACAGAGCCGACGCAGCAGGTCGTCCACGGAATCCGTGTCATTTCCATGGGGCTTCCTGCAGGACTTCTGATCTTGGGGGCAGTGCTTCTTATGTTTTATGATCTGAGTCAGAAGAAGATGGACAAGATCCGGGAGGAACTGGAAGAGAGAAAAAGCGGAAAATAA
- a CDS encoding TetR/AcrR family transcriptional regulator, with product MQYANGILTKELIYQTARRLMYENGYKKTTYQMIAQKADVPVGLVNYHFKKQELLNKIYMDYLYQIKDFLAVQAQGLLENELQAHMLQSNIMMTQIFRDSRILSFHLEVNESNLVPPEFHQVVRKKQVEILKYFHVDITPESYYWCAAAEYGARRELILQNKDVDINSSDFQRLLDLLPTIAVRIAGLSPAIILQNQKKANDVFTRLDYTHILMLP from the coding sequence ATGCAGTATGCCAACGGAATTTTGACAAAGGAATTGATTTATCAGACTGCACGCCGTCTGATGTACGAAAACGGATATAAAAAAACCACGTACCAGATGATTGCCCAAAAAGCAGATGTCCCGGTGGGCCTGGTGAATTATCATTTTAAAAAGCAGGAACTTCTGAACAAAATATATATGGATTATCTCTATCAGATCAAGGACTTTCTTGCAGTACAGGCCCAGGGGCTTCTTGAAAATGAGCTTCAGGCCCACATGCTCCAGTCCAATATTATGATGACACAGATTTTCCGCGATTCCCGTATACTTTCCTTTCACCTGGAAGTCAACGAGAGCAATCTGGTCCCCCCTGAATTCCATCAGGTGGTCAGGAAAAAGCAGGTGGAAATATTGAAATATTTTCATGTGGATATTACACCCGAATCCTACTATTGGTGCGCAGCCGCAGAGTACGGTGCCAGACGTGAATTAATACTGCAGAACAAAGATGTGGATATAAACAGCAGTGATTTCCAAAGGCTGCTGGACCTGCTTCCCACCATCGCTGTCCGGATTGCGGGATTAAGCCCTGCAATCATTTTGCAGAATCAAAAAAAAGCCAATGACGTGTTTACACGACTTGACTATACCCATATTCTTATGCTTCCCTGA
- the larE gene encoding ATP-dependent sacrificial sulfur transferase LarE, whose product MKRDFTEKEEKLFSIMKQYTSRDACIAFSGGTDSSLLLKLAVECAKEDIKIYAVTFDTVLHPSCDLEIAKRVAKEMGAIHKVIFINELEDSGIRHNPVDRCYRCKKLLFEKLMDFAGEICAGEVLEGTNEDDLHVYRPGLRAVREMGVKSPLAEAGLTKQEVRSLAEKLGISVANRPAAPCLATRLPYGADLQTDILRKIEAGETYLKQAGFPVVRLRLHENIARIEIPVSDFSSFIEKRQEITERLKQTGFSYITLDMEGFRSGSMDETLPEAGTEK is encoded by the coding sequence ATGAAGCGTGACTTTACAGAGAAAGAAGAAAAATTGTTTTCCATTATGAAACAATACACCAGCCGGGATGCCTGTATTGCTTTTTCCGGCGGTACGGACAGCAGTCTCCTTTTGAAACTGGCTGTGGAATGTGCAAAAGAAGATATTAAGATATATGCCGTAACTTTTGATACGGTACTGCATCCATCCTGCGACCTGGAGATCGCAAAAAGGGTGGCAAAGGAGATGGGAGCCATACACAAAGTAATATTTATCAATGAACTGGAGGATTCAGGCATCAGGCATAATCCGGTGGACAGGTGCTATCGGTGCAAGAAGCTGCTGTTTGAAAAGCTCATGGATTTTGCCGGGGAGATTTGTGCGGGTGAGGTTCTGGAGGGAACCAATGAGGATGACCTGCATGTATATCGTCCGGGGCTTAGGGCTGTGCGGGAGATGGGGGTGAAAAGTCCTCTTGCCGAAGCCGGCCTTACAAAACAGGAGGTGAGAAGCCTGGCAGAAAAGCTGGGAATCTCTGTGGCGAACCGCCCGGCAGCGCCCTGCCTTGCCACACGTCTTCCCTATGGAGCAGACTTACAGACAGATATTCTCAGAAAGATCGAGGCCGGAGAAACATATTTAAAACAGGCCGGATTTCCGGTGGTAAGACTGCGTCTTCATGAAAACATTGCAAGAATTGAGATTCCAGTATCTGACTTTTCCTCTTTTATAGAAAAAAGGCAGGAGATAACAGAGCGTCTGAAACAGACAGGATTTTCTTATATTACTTTGGATATGGAAGGTTTCCGGAGCGGAAGCATGGATGAAACACTGCCGGAGGCAGGAACGGAAAAATAA
- the larC gene encoding nickel pincer cofactor biosynthesis protein LarC → MSRKLYLECYSGISGDMTVAALTDLGVEESYLKQELEKLHLDGYEIRISRTKKNQITAADFDVLLAEDGETHSHDEAHAHHHHHHHHSHNSGSAPADVKEQEHGHEHGHSHSHSHNSYREICELISQSELNSNVKDMSLKIFRVIAEAEAKVHGMPVDQVHFHEVGAVDSIVDITAAAICMDKLGFDSIITSELWEGKGTTWCQHGRIPVPAPAVLEMMAEHRVPVKFAPVEGEMITPTGAGIVAALSEKGKLPDGFVIEKVGVGAGKKDFPHANILRAMILNTDADAAWNKKKETEPAEKQKDDADDKKPVQVTGKSGPNGQNTVSVLETNVDDCSGEQLGYAMECLLEAGALDTSCIPVYMKKNRPAYMLQVICRPEDEEKMETVIFRETTSIGLRKYREERSILPREMITVTLPGGHEVRVKKCSHHGQEFYYPEYEDVRAVCKETNHSFSGICREAAESADKKKMGC, encoded by the coding sequence ATGAGCAGAAAATTATATTTGGAATGTTATTCAGGAATCAGCGGGGATATGACAGTCGCCGCCCTTACTGATTTGGGAGTGGAAGAGTCCTATTTAAAACAGGAACTTGAAAAGCTGCATCTGGACGGATATGAGATCAGAATTTCCCGGACAAAGAAAAATCAGATTACAGCGGCAGATTTTGATGTGCTGCTAGCAGAAGATGGAGAAACGCACAGCCATGACGAGGCCCATGCGCATCACCATCATCATCACCATCATTCCCACAACAGCGGCTCTGCTCCTGCCGATGTGAAGGAGCAGGAGCATGGTCATGAGCACGGGCACAGTCACAGTCATTCCCACAACAGCTACAGGGAGATTTGTGAACTTATCAGCCAGTCGGAATTGAATTCTAATGTGAAGGATATGAGCCTGAAAATTTTCCGTGTCATTGCGGAAGCGGAGGCCAAGGTCCACGGAATGCCTGTGGACCAGGTGCATTTTCATGAGGTGGGGGCTGTGGATTCTATTGTAGATATCACGGCAGCGGCTATCTGTATGGATAAGCTGGGATTTGACAGCATCATAACCTCTGAACTCTGGGAAGGAAAAGGGACTACCTGGTGTCAGCACGGCAGAATTCCCGTACCGGCGCCTGCAGTGTTGGAGATGATGGCAGAGCATAGGGTTCCGGTCAAGTTCGCTCCAGTGGAAGGGGAAATGATCACCCCAACAGGTGCGGGGATCGTGGCGGCACTCTCTGAAAAAGGAAAGCTTCCCGATGGCTTTGTCATTGAAAAGGTGGGTGTGGGCGCAGGAAAGAAGGATTTCCCACATGCCAATATTCTGCGTGCCATGATCCTGAACACAGATGCAGATGCGGCCTGGAATAAGAAGAAGGAAACAGAACCCGCAGAAAAGCAGAAGGATGATGCAGATGATAAAAAGCCCGTTCAGGTGACAGGGAAAAGCGGACCGAACGGACAAAATACAGTTTCTGTGCTGGAGACAAATGTGGACGACTGCTCCGGTGAGCAGTTGGGGTATGCCATGGAATGCCTGCTTGAGGCAGGCGCCCTTGACACCTCCTGTATACCTGTATATATGAAAAAAAACCGTCCTGCCTACATGCTTCAGGTTATCTGCAGACCAGAGGATGAAGAGAAAATGGAGACAGTTATTTTCCGGGAGACTACCAGTATCGGACTCAGGAAGTACAGGGAGGAGCGCAGTATCCTTCCAAGAGAAATGATCACAGTTACTCTTCCGGGAGGGCATGAAGTCAGAGTTAAAAAATGCAGCCACCACGGACAGGAATTTTACTATCCTGAGTATGAAGATGTGAGGGCTGTCTGTAAGGAGACAAATCACAGCTTTTCGGGGATTTGCAGAGAGGCTGCGGAGTCGGCGGATAAAAAGAAAATGGGGTGCTGA